The following DNA comes from Cryobacterium psychrophilum.
TTTCGGATGGCGGCGAAGGTGACCCTGCCTTCTTCGACGGCATGCACGATGGTGACGAAGTTGTCGTCGGTCAGCACCAGGTCCGCGGCCTCGCGGGCGACGTCGGTCCCCGACCGGCCCATGGCCACTCCGATCGCCGCTGCCTTCAGCGCCGGGGCATCGTTGACACCGTCACCCGTGACGGCCACGATCTGACCGGTGCTTTGCAGGACCCTGACGATCCGGAGCTTGTCCTCGGGGGACACCCGGGCCGCCACGTTGGTTTCCGCCAGACGCGCAGACAGCATATGGTCGTCCAGGCCCGTCATTTCGGCCCCGGTCAGTGCCTGTTTTCCAGACGCCAGACCCAACCGCTCGGCGATGGCCGTCGCGGTCACCGGGTGATCACCGGTGATCATCTTGACCGTGATTCCGGCCTGCTGGCATCGCCGGATGGCCTCGGCCACGCCGTCCCGCGGCGGGTCGGTCATGCCCTCCAGCCCCAGGAAGGTGAGTCCGGACGGCGGCGGCAACGGTAGGACCAATCGCTCGTCATCTCCAACGACGCGCGAGCCGGTGGCAATGACCCGCAGGCCCTCCGCCCCCATCTCCACATTGGCCGCGTGGATCAGGGATTCGTCGAGGGGTCCGTCGCCCCCCTCCTGGGCCACGGCCGCGGAAGCGGCCAGGATGGCCTCCGGGGAGCCTTTGACGTAGAGGATCCGGCGTCCGTGTTCGTCTGCGTGGATTGTCTGTGAGTACCGTAGCTGCGGTTCATAGGGTTGGTGTGCCACCGCCGGGGCGGTGCGTTCGCGAACAGTGATGGAGCCCCGGTCCACGGCGACCTTGGCCATGGCGGCGTCGACGGCGTCGCCGGAGTACTCGTCGTTTCCTTCCTCCGCCGAGAGGGTGGCTTCGTTGGTCAGGGCACCTGCTCGGAGGACCGCGCGGACCAGCGTCGGGTCTTTCGTTCCGCCGTCGTCATCATCGGAGACGATATTGAGCAGGCCGGCCGTGGTCCAGACCCTCTCCACGGTTAGTTGGTTCTCCGTCAGGGTCCCGGTCTTGTCCGAGCCGATCACATTGGTTGATCCGAGGGTTTCAACGGCGGGCAGGATGCGGATGATCGCGTTACGTTTCGCCATGCGGGAGACGCCGACGCTGAGGGCCACGGTCAGAACGATGGGCAGGGACTCGGGGATCGTGGCGACGGCCAACGCAACGGCCGTGCGGAACAGTGTTGCCGCGTCATGGCCGAGACCGATGCCCGCGATGAAGATGAACACCAGGGCGCCGAGTACAGCCGCACCAATGCGCCGCTCCAGGGAGCGGGTCAGAAGCTGGAGCGGTGTTTGTGTGGACGGGACCTGGATGAGTGTGTTGATTTCACCCAGAGCGGTGTCGGCACCCGTGGCGATAACGACCCCTCGTCCTCGACCGCTGCCCACGAACGTGCCGCTGAACGCAACATTGGTTTTGTCCGCGTCGACGACATTCTCGGCAAGCGGATCGGTGTGCTTGGTCGCCGCGAAAGATTCGCCGGTGAGCATCGATTCGTCCACCTGAAGTGCGTTGCTGGCGAAGAGGCGAAGATCGGCGGGAACTCGTTCACCGCTCTCCAACAGGACGACGTCACCGGGGACGAGGTCGCGTCCGGGAAGCACCCGTTCCGTGCCGTCGCGCACGACCCGACAGTAGGGCGCGGAGAACGACTGCAGGGCGCGCACATCCCGCTCCGCTTTGCTTTCCTGCACGAAGCCCAGGGCGGCATTGATTGCGAGGATCAGCATGATGGCCACTGAGTCGACGTAGTGCTCCTGGAGGAGACTGACAATCGCGGCGACCAACAGGATGGCAATCAGTGGGCTGATGAACTGGCGCAGCAACACCCGCCACCAGGGTGTGACCGGGGTGACGGCAAACTCATTTGCGCCGACATCCGCCAGCCGGCGTGCGGCCTCGGTGTCGCTTAACCCGGCCGGGGAAGAGGACAGCGTCGCGAAGACCGCGTCCGAGGCGAGACTGTGCCACAACGGGGGCGTCGCCGCCGGGCCGGATGGTGCGGTTCGAGATTTCACAATCCCAGTCTCGATTCTTCTCCGTTGTATCTCAAGGTCATTCTTCCCGGTTTGGGCCTGATCGACCGGATGAGCTGCTGATCACGATCACGATAAGGCTGAGGTTAGTACGGATCTCCTGCACTGATGGAGCGCCCCAGGCGGCGGATGCCGTGGCTTCGTGGCATCCGCTGCCCGCCGTCGCCGCGTGAGCGCCGAGACAAATAGGCTTGCGCGCCGTACCGCCCAGACCCCGCCCGGAGCGTTATGCTCATTCAACGCGGAATCCCCCATGCTAAGGAAAGGTCTTTTTCGTGAATCTCCTGTTGATCATCGTCATCATCGTGGCTGTCCTCCTGCTCATTACGGGAGGCTTCGTGCAATCCCTGCAGTTCCTGCTCTACGTGGGACTCTTCCTCGTGGCTGTCGCTGTTATCGCCTTCCTGTTCCGGGCTATTTCGGGGCGCCGCAAATAGCCGTGATCGCGGTGGGGCGGCCGGGAAGCCGAGCCGCCCCACCGCGTCCGAGCGTGCGAAGATGGGTCGACGTGGGGCCGTCTCCGCGTTTATTCTGCAAGCCATGAGCGCTTACATCGTGTCGACCGGGTCCCGGCTCTCGGCACGGGAGAGAACAGACACCATGCTTGACCAGACCCACACCGCGTCAACAAGTGCCCCCGCCCGGGTTGTTGTTGTCGGCGACGCACTCATCGATGAACTCCGCGGCTCAGAGACGACGCGGCAGTTCCCCGGCGGTGCCGCACTCAACGTGGCGGTGGGCCTCGCGGTGCTCGGGGTTCCCACCACCCTGATCGCGATGCTCGGTGACGATGCGGATGGCGCGGTCATTCGCTCCTTCCTCGCGGACCACAACGTGGAGCTTCTGGCGACGCCGGCTCCGCGGGGCTCGTCGCGAGCGGTGTCCGACCGCGCCGACGGTGAGCCCCGTTACTACTTCAACGACGCGGCGAAAGCGCGCCGCATCGAGTTCGGGCTGGCGGAACGCGCGGCACTCGCCGCCGCGGCACTCATTGTGGTCAGCTGTTTTCCGTTCGACGACACCGTGCAGACCGAAGCGCTCGCGGCGAGCGTCGCCGACCCGGAGCATCGGCTCGTGATCGACCCGAATCCTCGCGCCGGCATGCTCCACGACGGCCCCCGCTTCGTGCGCAACTTTGAAGCGCTTGCCGCGCGCAGCCTGCTCACGAAGGTGGGGGACGAAGACGCCGAGATGCTCTACGACACGTCGCTCGCCGACCTCACCGTGCGCCTCCTTGACGGTGGAACCAGTACGGTCCTCGCGACGGCGGGGCGCAACGGCGCCCTGATCGCCCAGCGGGACGGCAGGAAGGTGAGCGAGCCCATTGCCGAGCTTCCGGGCGCCGTGATCGACACGATGGGCGCGGGCGACGCAACGCTCGCGGCATCCGTTGCCACCATCGTCACCCGTGGAGTTCCCGAGGATGCTGGTGCCTGGCAGGAGCTGCTGGCCGATGCCATGCGCACGGCGGCTGCAACCTGCCGCCATGAGGGCGCGCTGCTCCGCCGCCCGTAGCCCGCTCGGTGTGCCTCGACGCGCGCCGTTCACGCTCTCCCGCTCGGGTTGCGGTGTTTACCGGCCGGCGTCGGGCCGTGGCGGAGAGGTGGGGGGCTGCGCGGGAACGAGGGCGGGGCGCTTGGCGCTGCGACCGTCTCCGGAGGAGCGTCCGGTGAGGCGGCGGCCGATCCACGGCAGCACGTGTTCCCGGTAGTAGGCGGGCGTGCGCACCCGGGTCGCCGCAGTGGGCCCAGACGCGCCCTCCACGAACTCACCGGGGACAGGCAAGCCGAGGGCAGTGAGCGCGTTGGAGGCGACCCGCGCGTGCCCGCGCGCATTGAGGTGCAGATGATCGGACGACCAGTACCGCAGCAGCGCGAGCTCGGGATCGACCCAGTTGTCCACGTACGTGACACCCGGGCGGGTGAACCGCTCCCGGGCCGCATCGGCGAGCCTGTCGCCGCGGCGCTGAATGAGGGAGCCGAGCGGCAGGTGCCGCGTGGGGTTGCCGCCGGTGAGCATCAGAACGTGCGCGCCGCGCTCCAGCGCCTGGTCGACTACACTCTCGAGAAGGTCGACCACGGCCGGGATCTCCACCCGGGGGCGCATCACGTCGTTGCCGCCACCGCAGATGCTCAACAGGTCGGGGCCGAGCGCGAGCGCCGGATCCAGCTGGCCGTCGACGATCGGGCGCAGCAGCTTGCCGCGAATGGCGAGGTTCGCGTACTCGACGGGCGCAGCGGATGCCACGGCGAGCCCGAGCGCGACCAGGTCGGCCCACCCGCGCAGCTCTCCAGAGGGGAGCTCGTCGCCAACGCCCTCTGTGAAGCTGTCTCCCATGGCGACGTAGCGTGCGAAGGGCGCACGCTGCGCCGCGTTAGGTGGCGTCGGGTTCCTCGGCGGCGTCGGCGATGTTGGCCTCGACGTCAGCAGCGTCCACTGCGGCCTCGACGCTCTCTGCCTCGGCGGCAGGCGTGTGCGAGTCGGGTGCGGTCGGCAGGCCGAGACGCGCGGTGAGCGCATCGCGGGACTGCTGGGCCGCGCGGCGCACCTCCTTGTCGGGGTCGCGCAGACGCGCCACGATCCACGAGTGGTGCTCCACGGTGCCGAGCGCGGCCAGGGCCTGCACGGCGGCGGCGCGTACGCGGGGGGTCTCGTCGGTGGTGAGGCGAGTGAGTCGCTTGAGGGCGTGCAGCTTGCGCAGCAGAATCACCTTGGCGCACATTTCGCGGACGCGCCAGGACTGGTTGTCAAGACCGCCAATGACGGTTTCGTTGGCCGACTCGCTCCACACATACATGAGAGCGCGAGCGCCCCACAGCTCCGGCCAGTACAGTGAGGGAGCGCCATCCAGGATGCCCTGGGCATGCTCGCCGCCCACGTACAGCAAGAAGTCTTCACCCGCGTTGTCGCCCTTGAGCAGGGCAATGGAACGGTCGATGACCGCAGGCTCTCCGTACCGCTTGACCGCCGCAGCGATGCGGTCGGCAATGGGGAGATCGATGGGAACGACGGGTTCTGAAGACGAATTCTTGCGCATTTGTATTAACGGTACCAACTGAGGGCGCCAACAACGAATATTGGCGGGGTTCAGGGAAGATTCAGGCGGTAACGGATGCCGCGGCATCCGTTACAACTGCCGCCTCCGGTTCCGACAAGGTGCGTTCGAACCCCGAGGCGTTCTCAAAGATGCCGTAATTCCCGATGTCCCGGTAGCCGAGGCTGCGATACAGGGCGAGGGCCTCGGGCTGGGCGTATCCCGTCTCGAGGCGCACGCGGGCAAAACCGAGGCGCCCGGCGAGGGCTTCGAGGGCACGGAGAATGCTCCTTGCGTGGCCCTGGCGGCGGTAGTCGGGGTTGGTCCACATGCGCTTGATCTCGGCGGTCTCGGCGTCAAAACGGTGGATGCCGCCGCCGGCGACGGTGTGCTCGCCGTCGAGCAGCACGAGAAACCCACCGTTCGGCGCCTCGAATTCTTCGGCCGGAACATCTTCGGTCGAGTCACCGGCGCCCGCACCGTAACGCGAGTTGTATTCGAGGCGGAGACCCGCCAGGAGAGGGGCTACTTCGGGGGATGAGAAACGAACCAAGCTAAATTGCACGTATACCAGTGTGCACGATCAGCCCGGGAATCAGCTGGTCGTGGTCCGGGCGCACCTAAACTCGTAGGCGTGTCAGTAAACCCAGACCTGCAGGGGCGTGTCTTTCCGCCCGTCGCGCCGTATCTCGTTGGCCGTGAAAAGGTGCGCGAGTTCTCCCGCGCCGTGTTCGCGACCCATCCCATCAACCACGACCCGCTGGCGGCCCGCGCGGCCGGCCACGCCGATGTCGTGGCGCCGCCCACGTTCGCCGTGGTCGTGCAGGAGGCAACTCTCGCCCAGCTGCTCGCCGAACCCGACGCGGGCATTGACTTCAGTCGTGTCGTGCACGGCGACCAGCGATTCAGCTACACGCGACCCATCGTGGCCGGCGACGAGCTCACCGCCACGCTGTCTATCACGAGCATCAAGTCCCTCGGCGGTCACGCCATGGTGACGGCCGTGTCCACCATCGTCGATGCGGCGGGCGACCACGTGGTCACCGCAACCTCGACCCTCGTCGTCAGGGGAGACGAATGAACCCCGATTTCGCTTCACTGAGCGTCGGCGACGTCGTGGCCACCGCGAGTTTCTCGTTGACGCGCGATTCCCTCGTTCGGTACGCCGGGGCATCCGGTGACTTCAATCCCATTCACTACCGTGACGATGTCGCCGTGTCGGTGGGGCTCTCCGGCGTTCTCGCGCACGGGATGCTCACCATGGGCTTCGCAGTGCAGCCCGTCGTCGACTGGGCTGGCGACCCGGCCCGGGTGGTCGACTACCAGGTGCGCTTCACGCGCCCGGTGTTCGTCGACCCGCTGACGGGCGCCGAAGTGACGGTGGCGGCCAAGGTTGGTGCCCTCGACGCGGATGCCCGCATCGCGCGCATCGACCTCACCGTGACGTTCAACGACCAGACCGTGCTTGGTAAGGCACAGGCCCGCGTCAGTTTCGCCTAGCGTCTACCTGCCCGAACCCGTGTCACAACGTCTGGAATCTTCGATGATCGAGCCCCTTGCCTTCTCCGAGCTCACCACCATGCGCGTGGGCGGCCCGCCGAGCGCCATGGTGGCGCCCGCGACCGAGCAGGCGCTCATCAACGAGGCACTGGTCGTGTGGGGAATCGATGAAGAGTGGATGCTGCTCGGAGGCGGCTCGAACACGGTGGTGAGCGACGAGGGCTTTGACGGGATCGTCATTCGCGTGCTCACCCGCGGCATCGAGGTTCTCGCGGATGCGGGCGACGGGCTCGTGCGGCTGCGCGTGCAGGCCGGGGAGCCGTGGGACGACCTCGTCGCCCACACCGTGGAGCAGGGTTGGGCCGGCATCGAGGCGCTCTCCGGAATCCCCGGATCGAGCGGCGCGGCCCCGGTGCAGAACATTGGCGCCTACGGGCAGGAGCTCTCCGACAGCCTCCTGGCCGTGGATTTTCTCGACTACGAGACGGGAGAGGTGCGCCGCATGGATGCCGCGGAGCTGGAACTCGGCTACCGCACGTCCGCGCTCAAGCAGGGACTGCGCGGAATCGTGGTGGCAATCGAGCTGGGGCTGCGGGATACCCGCGCCGAGGCCTACGTTCTGGGGTCGGCGCTCAGCCAGCCGGTGGCGTACGCGCAGCTGGCCGTTGCCCTCGGCGTGCAACCGGGCGACCGTGTGCCGCTTGCGACCGTGCGGGACACGGTGCTCGGGCTGCGCGCGGCCAAGGGCATGGTGCTTGACCCGAACGACCCAGACACCGCGAGCGCCGGCTCGTTCTTCACGAACCCGATCGTGACCGAGCAGTTCGCTCGCACGCTGCCGGCGACGGCTCCCCGGTGGGTGCTGGAACCTGAGCTGCCCGACCGGATCATTCCGCTTGACGAGTACGCCGGTGTCGGGCCGATGCCGGGGGTCAGAGACCCGCGTCCCGTCAAGCTCAGCGCCGCGTGGCTGATCGAGAATTCGGGGGTGCGCAAGGGCTTTCACCTGCCCGGCTCCCGGGCCGCCGTGTCGAGCAAACACACGCTCGCGCTCACCAACACGGGCGGGGCATCCGCCGCGGACATCGCCGAGCTGGCGCGCTACGTGCTCGGCCGGGTGCAGGCCGAATTCGGCGTGAACCTGCAGCCTGAGCCCGTTCTGGTGGGACTCGAACTGTAGGTCACCGTGGCGCAGGGACGCGTCACCCGGCGGCCCGGTTAGCCTGCGCGACGGGCGGGGGCCGCGATCCCGGCGGCAATGAGGCCGAGGCCGAGACCGAGGACGATCACCCCGCCGAGCAGGGGCGTTCGTTTCAGGTGTGCCGACACAGGAAGCCGCGGGAGAAGAAGCAGGTGCCGAACCCGCCCCTCTACCGATTCCCGCGGAGCCGGAGCCGAAGCCGGAGCCGAAACGGGACGGAGGGATGGCGAGGTCGGCCTCGCGATCGCGGCGCACCAGAGAGACGATGAGCCAGGCGATGCCGCCAACGAGGAGCAGGCCCAAATTCAACCTGTGGCCTCTCAGCCGGCGGTAACTACGTGTCCTTGCGGATCCAGCGGAACGTCACGCGGCTGAGCACGAGACCCACCACGAGCCAGAGACCGAGGGCCAGGGCCACGCCCACCAGGTTCCACGTGCCGGTCTGCTCGGCGGCCGCGAAGTCCTCGGGGAGAAAGACGGCGCGCATACCCTGGGCCATCCACTTGAGCGGGAACACGCTCGCGAGGTGCTGCATCCACTCCGGCAGGTTGGTGAATTGCAGATAGACGCCCGAGATGAACTGCAGCACGAGCACAATCGGAATGACGACGGCCGTGGCGCTCTTGCCGGAACGGGGAACGGCTGAGAGCGCTATGCCGAGAAACGCCGAGGTGATCATGCCGACAATGAACACCCACGCGAAGGTGAGCCATTTCT
Coding sequences within:
- a CDS encoding cation-translocating P-type ATPase, whose protein sequence is MKSRTAPSGPAATPPLWHSLASDAVFATLSSSPAGLSDTEAARRLADVGANEFAVTPVTPWWRVLLRQFISPLIAILLVAAIVSLLQEHYVDSVAIMLILAINAALGFVQESKAERDVRALQSFSAPYCRVVRDGTERVLPGRDLVPGDVVLLESGERVPADLRLFASNALQVDESMLTGESFAATKHTDPLAENVVDADKTNVAFSGTFVGSGRGRGVVIATGADTALGEINTLIQVPSTQTPLQLLTRSLERRIGAAVLGALVFIFIAGIGLGHDAATLFRTAVALAVATIPESLPIVLTVALSVGVSRMAKRNAIIRILPAVETLGSTNVIGSDKTGTLTENQLTVERVWTTAGLLNIVSDDDDGGTKDPTLVRAVLRAGALTNEATLSAEEGNDEYSGDAVDAAMAKVAVDRGSITVRERTAPAVAHQPYEPQLRYSQTIHADEHGRRILYVKGSPEAILAASAAVAQEGGDGPLDESLIHAANVEMGAEGLRVIATGSRVVGDDERLVLPLPPPSGLTFLGLEGMTDPPRDGVAEAIRRCQQAGITVKMITGDHPVTATAIAERLGLASGKQALTGAEMTGLDDHMLSARLAETNVAARVSPEDKLRIVRVLQSTGQIVAVTGDGVNDAPALKAAAIGVAMGRSGTDVAREAADLVLTDDNFVTIVHAVEEGRVTFAAIRKTTFFLLSTGAAALVAVTLSVFAGTPLLFLPVQMLWMNVVTNGVQDIALAFEPAEGDELTRPPRPRSEGLLSRTLWFRAGITGAWMALAVLLSFIVELHAGSSEVHARTVALTIFVMLSFFQVFSARAEHKSLFQLRLLANKPLLYTSLGALLAHWAVMTWPVSAQLLGLTPLTAWEWLLCIGVGSTVLIIVEAEKAVRRWSRRHHPDTDET
- a CDS encoding PfkB family carbohydrate kinase; protein product: MSAYIVSTGSRLSARERTDTMLDQTHTASTSAPARVVVVGDALIDELRGSETTRQFPGGAALNVAVGLAVLGVPTTLIAMLGDDADGAVIRSFLADHNVELLATPAPRGSSRAVSDRADGEPRYYFNDAAKARRIEFGLAERAALAAAALIVVSCFPFDDTVQTEALAASVADPEHRLVIDPNPRAGMLHDGPRFVRNFEALAARSLLTKVGDEDAEMLYDTSLADLTVRLLDGGTSTVLATAGRNGALIAQRDGRKVSEPIAELPGAVIDTMGAGDATLAASVATIVTRGVPEDAGAWQELLADAMRTAAATCRHEGALLRRP
- a CDS encoding UDP-N-acetylmuramate dehydrogenase; the protein is MIEPLAFSELTTMRVGGPPSAMVAPATEQALINEALVVWGIDEEWMLLGGGSNTVVSDEGFDGIVIRVLTRGIEVLADAGDGLVRLRVQAGEPWDDLVAHTVEQGWAGIEALSGIPGSSGAAPVQNIGAYGQELSDSLLAVDFLDYETGEVRRMDAAELELGYRTSALKQGLRGIVVAIELGLRDTRAEAYVLGSALSQPVAYAQLAVALGVQPGDRVPLATVRDTVLGLRAAKGMVLDPNDPDTASAGSFFTNPIVTEQFARTLPATAPRWVLEPELPDRIIPLDEYAGVGPMPGVRDPRPVKLSAAWLIENSGVRKGFHLPGSRAAVSSKHTLALTNTGGASAADIAELARYVLGRVQAEFGVNLQPEPVLVGLEL
- a CDS encoding FAS1-like dehydratase domain-containing protein; translated protein: MSVNPDLQGRVFPPVAPYLVGREKVREFSRAVFATHPINHDPLAARAAGHADVVAPPTFAVVVQEATLAQLLAEPDAGIDFSRVVHGDQRFSYTRPIVAGDELTATLSITSIKSLGGHAMVTAVSTIVDAAGDHVVTATSTLVVRGDE
- a CDS encoding SGNH/GDSL hydrolase family protein, translating into MGDSFTEGVGDELPSGELRGWADLVALGLAVASAAPVEYANLAIRGKLLRPIVDGQLDPALALGPDLLSICGGGNDVMRPRVEIPAVVDLLESVVDQALERGAHVLMLTGGNPTRHLPLGSLIQRRGDRLADAARERFTRPGVTYVDNWVDPELALLRYWSSDHLHLNARGHARVASNALTALGLPVPGEFVEGASGPTAATRVRTPAYYREHVLPWIGRRLTGRSSGDGRSAKRPALVPAQPPTSPPRPDAGR
- a CDS encoding HEAT repeat domain-containing protein, which produces MRKNSSSEPVVPIDLPIADRIAAAVKRYGEPAVIDRSIALLKGDNAGEDFLLYVGGEHAQGILDGAPSLYWPELWGARALMYVWSESANETVIGGLDNQSWRVREMCAKVILLRKLHALKRLTRLTTDETPRVRAAAVQALAALGTVEHHSWIVARLRDPDKEVRRAAQQSRDALTARLGLPTAPDSHTPAAEAESVEAAVDAADVEANIADAAEEPDAT
- a CDS encoding MaoC family dehydratase, producing MNPDFASLSVGDVVATASFSLTRDSLVRYAGASGDFNPIHYRDDVAVSVGLSGVLAHGMLTMGFAVQPVVDWAGDPARVVDYQVRFTRPVFVDPLTGAEVTVAAKVGALDADARIARIDLTVTFNDQTVLGKAQARVSFA
- a CDS encoding GNAT family N-acetyltransferase, which translates into the protein MQFSLVRFSSPEVAPLLAGLRLEYNSRYGAGAGDSTEDVPAEEFEAPNGGFLVLLDGEHTVAGGGIHRFDAETAEIKRMWTNPDYRRQGHARSILRALEALAGRLGFARVRLETGYAQPEALALYRSLGYRDIGNYGIFENASGFERTLSEPEAAVVTDAAASVTA